From a single Lolium rigidum isolate FL_2022 chromosome 7, APGP_CSIRO_Lrig_0.1, whole genome shotgun sequence genomic region:
- the LOC124677561 gene encoding putative RNA methyltransferase At5g10620: MGVFPWTCRCGLNPSPSKNRGAPGRRPPPTPRGRRSKYTGQSVRTMPMRVITVGKKRSQGTQLLVEEYKEKLGHYCAVEDTLIKSNPKLTSDVKVQIEAEDVSMMQQLKAEDFVVVLDENGKDVMSEQIADLIGDAGSTGSSRLTFCIGGPYGLGVQVRERADATIRLSSLVLNHQVALIVLMEQLYRAWTIIKGQKYHH, from the exons ATGGGGGTCTTCCCATGGACCTGCCGCTGCGGGCTCAACCCTTCCCCCAGCAAGAACAGGGGTGCGCccggtcgtcgtcctcctccta CTCCCCGAGGCAGGAGGTCCAAGTACACGGGACAATCTGTG AGAACGATGCCTATGCGTGTGATAACAGTCGGCAAGAAGAGATCTCAAGGGACGCAACTTCTTGTTGAAGAATACAAGGAGAAGCTTGGTCACTACTGCGCCGTTGAAGACACCCTTATCAAATCCAACCCAAAACTTACAAG TGACGTTAAGGTGCAAATCGAAGCGGAAGACGTGTCTATGATGCAGCAGCTCAAGGCTGAAGATTTT GTTGTTGTGTTGGATGAAAACGGGAAGGATGTCATGTCTGAGCAGATAGCTGATCTGATTGGAGATGCTGGCAGCACG GGATCGTCAAGGCTCACATTTTGTATTGGTGGGCCATATGGTCTTGGGGTACAAGTACGAGAGCGGGCGGATGCAACAATTAGGCTATCCTCACTGGTTTTGAATCACCAAGTCGCTTTAATAGTTCTAATGGAGCAGCTCTACAG GGCATGGACAATAATCAAAGGACAGAAGTATCATCACTAG